The Kineothrix sp. MB12-C1 genome includes a window with the following:
- a CDS encoding NAD(P)/FAD-dependent oxidoreductase encodes MKKIAVIGGGASGMMAAITAANSGGQVTIYEKNDRIGKKILATGNGKCNYSNRDFNTAYYYGQNTDKLEHLFEQFSVTDTISFFLEGGMLSKERNGYLYPLSEQASTVLDILRLKINKLSVRVELQSEVTAIEVLGKGNEFLVKVGGKGECYDRVVLTCGGCAAPKTGSDGSGYRLARGLGHRLVDTVPALVQLRCREDFFKIAAGVRCEASLSLGEKNSPIQVERGEVQFTDYGISGIPVFQFSRTAAYLLKERKEVPVYIDFFPDWEEAEYEEMCRRRTEDLSGKNAEEFLIGMANKKINMVMLRQAGIKPSEEAHKIGKERLKKLLFSYRKLCTHVVAANSFDHAQVSAGGVNMKEVTSSLESLLVPGLYFAGELLDIDGRCGGYNLQWAWTSGFVAGKNAAV; translated from the coding sequence GTGAAGAAAATAGCAGTTATCGGCGGCGGTGCTTCCGGTATGATGGCAGCCATTACTGCGGCAAACAGTGGTGGACAGGTGACAATTTATGAAAAAAATGACCGCATAGGGAAGAAAATACTCGCTACTGGCAATGGAAAATGCAATTATTCCAACAGGGATTTTAACACAGCATATTATTATGGACAGAATACGGATAAGCTGGAGCATTTGTTCGAACAGTTTTCTGTAACAGATACTATTTCCTTTTTCCTGGAAGGGGGTATGCTTAGCAAGGAAAGAAATGGTTATTTATATCCTCTTTCAGAGCAAGCTTCTACCGTTCTCGATATTTTGCGGTTAAAAATTAATAAGCTTAGTGTAAGGGTAGAATTGCAGTCCGAAGTGACTGCTATAGAAGTACTCGGTAAAGGAAATGAGTTTCTCGTGAAAGTAGGGGGAAAAGGAGAGTGCTATGACCGTGTAGTGCTAACTTGCGGCGGATGTGCAGCACCTAAGACCGGCTCGGATGGAAGCGGCTATCGTTTGGCAAGAGGACTCGGCCATCGTTTGGTAGATACGGTACCGGCATTGGTGCAACTAAGATGCAGAGAGGATTTCTTTAAGATAGCAGCGGGGGTTCGATGCGAGGCATCTTTAAGTCTTGGGGAAAAGAATTCGCCGATACAGGTAGAGAGAGGAGAGGTGCAGTTTACGGATTATGGAATTTCCGGTATCCCTGTATTTCAATTCAGTCGGACAGCGGCTTATTTACTGAAAGAGAGAAAAGAAGTACCTGTTTACATAGATTTCTTCCCCGATTGGGAGGAGGCAGAATATGAGGAAATGTGCCGAAGAAGAACGGAAGATTTAAGCGGCAAAAATGCAGAAGAATTTCTTATCGGTATGGCAAATAAGAAGATTAATATGGTTATGTTGAGACAAGCGGGCATTAAGCCCTCCGAGGAGGCTCATAAGATTGGAAAAGAACGGCTAAAGAAGCTCCTTTTCTCCTATCGGAAGCTATGTACTCATGTAGTAGCGGCGAATTCCTTTGATCACGCACAGGTCAGTGCCGGTGGTGTGAATATGAAAGAAGTGACATCTTCCCTCGAGTCCCTATTAGTTCCGGGACTCTATTTCGCAGGTGAACTTCTGGATATCGATGGGCGATGCGGTGGTTATAACTTGCAGTGGGCGTGGACAAGCGGTTTCGTTGCCGGGAAGAATGCGGCAGTATAA
- the rlmH gene encoding 23S rRNA (pseudouridine(1915)-N(3))-methyltransferase RlmH gives MKIAIIAVGKVKEKYYRDALLEYAKRLSKYCRLEIIEVEDEKTPDKASASYEEQIKEKEAERILKYIKDDAHVITLEIQGKKLDSEDFADRLDKLAIYGKSHIQFIIGGSLGLHKKVSERANEKLSFSDMTFPHQLMRVILSEQIYRAYRIISGEPYHK, from the coding sequence ATGAAAATAGCGATAATAGCAGTAGGTAAGGTAAAAGAGAAGTATTACCGCGATGCGCTCCTTGAATATGCGAAGCGTCTTAGTAAATATTGCCGCTTGGAAATTATAGAAGTGGAGGATGAAAAGACACCGGATAAAGCCAGTGCCTCTTATGAGGAACAGATTAAGGAAAAGGAAGCGGAGCGAATTCTTAAATACATAAAAGATGATGCACACGTCATCACCTTGGAGATTCAAGGAAAGAAACTCGATTCAGAGGACTTTGCAGATAGGCTGGATAAGCTGGCTATCTATGGGAAAAGTCATATACAGTTTATAATCGGCGGGTCGCTTGGACTTCATAAGAAGGTATCCGAACGTGCCAATGAGAAACTGAGCTTTTCGGATATGACCTTTCCTCATCAGCTTATGAGGGTTATTTTATCAGAGCAAATATATAGGGCTTATCGCATTATAAGCGGAGAACCATATCACAAATAG
- a CDS encoding PhoH family protein codes for MGHYESRMEVPAEHMRNIFGQYDHYVKKIEDDFHVTIVDRDGVVKISGVEQDVKRAQSIVRQLIELSKRGNIIQEQNVDYAITMEMENKEDVLIEIDGDCICHTISGKPIKPKTLGQKQYVDAIRNNMVVFGLGPAGTGKTYLAMAMAITAFKNEEVSRIILTRPAIEAGEKLGFLPGDLQSKVDPYLRPLYDALHQIMGAENFAKNMEKGLIEVAPLAYMRGRTLDNAYIILDEAQNTTPAQMKMFLTRIGFGSKVIITGDATQKDLAPGDKSGLDVAVRVLSKIKDIAFCNLTSKDVVRHPLVQKIVKAYEDYERVSERNKTRDNNARDKRGSRNTGYGKK; via the coding sequence ATGGGGCACTATGAAAGCAGAATGGAAGTTCCGGCAGAGCATATGCGCAATATCTTTGGACAATACGATCATTATGTTAAGAAGATAGAAGACGATTTTCATGTGACGATAGTTGACAGAGACGGAGTTGTGAAGATATCCGGCGTTGAGCAGGATGTGAAGCGGGCACAAAGTATTGTAAGACAGTTAATAGAATTATCTAAGAGAGGAAATATCATTCAGGAACAGAATGTGGATTACGCGATAACTATGGAAATGGAAAACAAAGAAGATGTACTCATTGAGATAGATGGCGATTGTATCTGCCATACGATAAGCGGGAAACCGATTAAGCCAAAGACTTTAGGGCAGAAACAGTATGTGGACGCCATTCGAAATAATATGGTCGTATTTGGATTGGGGCCGGCAGGAACGGGTAAGACGTATCTGGCGATGGCGATGGCAATCACTGCCTTTAAGAATGAGGAGGTGAGCCGTATTATATTGACGAGACCGGCCATCGAAGCGGGCGAGAAGTTAGGATTCCTTCCGGGAGACTTGCAGAGTAAAGTGGATCCTTATTTAAGACCTTTATACGATGCGCTGCATCAGATCATGGGAGCGGAGAACTTTGCCAAGAATATGGAAAAAGGGTTGATTGAAGTAGCACCGCTCGCATATATGAGAGGGCGTACGTTAGATAATGCTTATATTATTTTGGATGAAGCACAGAATACTACGCCGGCGCAGATGAAAATGTTCTTAACGAGAATCGGATTCGGTTCTAAAGTCATTATAACGGGTGACGCGACACAAAAGGATCTGGCTCCCGGCGATAAATCGGGACTCGATGTAGCGGTACGCGTACTTTCGAAAATAAAGGATATCGCTTTTTGTAATTTGACGAGTAAGGACGTGGTGCGCCACCCTCTGGTACAGAAAATTGTAAAGGCATATGAAGATTATGAGAGGGTATCGGAACGCAATAAGACTAGGGATAACAATGCACGCGATAAGCGCGGAAGCAGGAATACGGGATATGGAAAAAAATAA
- a CDS encoding sporulation protein YqfD, producing MLQLIQYIKGYVLIRVWGYSPERFMNLCSNRDIFLWNIENHGEYYTMCITVKGFRKLKPIVKKTGTKVAIQKRCGLPFFVPKMKRRKIFLIGLLGSLFFWVWMSTFIWAVDITGNYSITEDVFFDFLRGNHIYVGMQRKDVDIETLEKRIRQDFPIVTWTSAKIEGTRLSIQIKENEVDTNTAGKEETVVNNAFGSDLVAENDGVIISMVTRKGIPQVALQSEVKKGDVLVCGSVPVYNEDATVKKYQYYDADADIYIKRNLKKQEKLPLTYKQKVYSGETKNEYFLSFSGKELVFRIGKVAYADYDRVTDKKQVKLLENFYLPIYYGKTVNREYVIEDNIYATEEIKSIFSEKSTKFIESLEEKGVQIIKKNVTISKKNKTWQMDMDLQIVEKTGKNIPIVPAPVDESEEADQAAEE from the coding sequence ATGCTTCAATTGATACAATATATCAAAGGGTATGTCCTTATTAGAGTATGGGGATATTCGCCTGAACGATTTATGAATTTATGTAGTAATCGTGATATATTTCTCTGGAATATTGAAAATCATGGGGAATATTATACGATGTGCATTACGGTAAAAGGGTTTCGCAAGTTAAAACCTATTGTGAAGAAAACAGGGACGAAGGTAGCCATACAGAAGCGTTGTGGACTACCTTTTTTTGTACCGAAAATGAAGCGCAGAAAGATCTTTCTTATCGGACTTTTAGGGAGTTTGTTCTTCTGGGTATGGATGTCTACTTTTATATGGGCGGTAGATATCACGGGGAATTATAGTATTACTGAGGATGTATTTTTTGATTTTCTGCGGGGGAACCATATTTATGTAGGGATGCAGCGCAAAGATGTAGATATTGAAACCTTGGAGAAGAGGATAAGGCAGGATTTTCCTATTGTAACATGGACCTCGGCGAAGATAGAGGGTACCAGACTGTCCATACAGATTAAAGAAAATGAAGTGGATACCAATACGGCAGGTAAGGAAGAAACGGTGGTGAATAATGCTTTTGGCTCTGATTTAGTGGCAGAAAACGATGGTGTAATCATAAGTATGGTGACCCGTAAAGGTATTCCGCAAGTGGCCTTGCAAAGTGAGGTGAAGAAAGGGGATGTTCTCGTCTGTGGCAGTGTCCCTGTTTACAACGAAGATGCCACAGTAAAAAAATATCAATATTACGATGCGGATGCGGATATATACATAAAAAGAAATTTGAAAAAGCAGGAGAAATTACCTCTTACCTATAAGCAGAAGGTATATTCAGGGGAAACGAAAAATGAATATTTTCTTTCTTTTTCCGGTAAAGAGCTTGTTTTTCGTATAGGAAAGGTAGCATATGCAGATTATGATAGAGTAACGGATAAAAAGCAGGTGAAGCTTCTGGAGAATTTCTATTTGCCTATCTATTATGGGAAAACAGTTAACAGGGAATATGTGATCGAAGACAATATTTATGCAACGGAGGAGATAAAAAGTATATTTTCTGAAAAATCGACAAAATTTATCGAAAGTTTAGAAGAAAAAGGGGTTCAAATAATTAAAAAAAATGTTACAATAAGTAAGAAAAACAAAACATGGCAGATGGATATGGATCTGCAGATTGTAGAAAAGACAGGAAAGAATATTCCTATTGTCCCCGCGCCTGTAGATGAAAGCGAAGAAGCGGATCAGGCGGCGGAAGAATAA
- a CDS encoding pyrimidine-nucleoside phosphorylase, with translation MRMYDLIMKKRNGGTLTKEEIEYMVSGFTSGQIPDYQMSAMMMAIYFVGMDREETLYLTMAMAHSGDMLDLSKIDGIKVDKHSTGGVGDKTSLTLTPMVAACGIKVAKMSGRGLGHTGGTIDKLESFEGFSTEISEEQFTANVNKIGIAIMGQTADLAPADKKLYGLRDVTATVDNMSLIASSIMSKKLASGADAIVLDVKTGSGAFMKEEADAFDLAKEMVELGKNAGRKAVAVISDMDQPLGYAVGNALEVKEAIETLKGNGPDDFLELCLTLGSYMVELGGMAKDEKEARKMLEQTIADGSALNKLAEFIEAQGGSKEAVFNTDLLPQAGFIDKIPAPRAGYVEKIACDEIGICSLMLGGGRETKESEIDLAVGLVLEKKVGDYVEEGETLAFLHGNDKQKMEAAGERFIKAYSFTDAPVEKGPFIKGIIR, from the coding sequence ATGAGAATGTATGATCTTATTATGAAGAAAAGAAACGGAGGGACGCTTACCAAAGAGGAAATCGAATATATGGTAAGCGGATTTACCAGTGGACAGATTCCAGATTATCAGATGTCCGCAATGATGATGGCAATCTATTTCGTAGGAATGGATAGAGAAGAGACATTATATCTTACTATGGCTATGGCCCATAGTGGAGATATGTTGGATTTGTCTAAGATTGACGGAATTAAGGTGGATAAGCACAGCACAGGCGGAGTGGGAGATAAGACTTCCCTTACCTTAACGCCCATGGTAGCGGCATGCGGAATTAAAGTGGCGAAAATGAGTGGGCGAGGACTCGGGCATACAGGCGGAACGATCGATAAGCTGGAAAGTTTTGAAGGATTTTCTACAGAGATTTCTGAAGAACAGTTCACGGCTAATGTAAATAAAATAGGAATTGCCATTATGGGACAGACTGCGGATTTGGCTCCTGCGGATAAAAAGCTTTACGGGCTGCGAGACGTTACGGCAACAGTGGATAATATGTCATTAATTGCCAGTTCCATTATGAGTAAGAAGCTCGCTTCAGGAGCGGATGCAATAGTGCTGGATGTAAAGACCGGAAGCGGTGCCTTTATGAAGGAAGAAGCGGATGCCTTTGATTTGGCAAAGGAAATGGTGGAACTTGGAAAAAATGCAGGAAGAAAAGCCGTCGCTGTCATATCCGATATGGACCAGCCCTTAGGATATGCGGTGGGCAATGCCCTGGAAGTAAAGGAAGCGATTGAGACTTTAAAGGGAAATGGCCCGGATGATTTTCTCGAATTGTGTCTGACCTTAGGTTCTTATATGGTGGAACTCGGAGGAATGGCAAAAGATGAAAAAGAAGCGAGAAAAATGCTGGAACAGACGATTGCAGATGGTTCAGCGCTGAATAAGTTGGCAGAATTCATAGAGGCGCAGGGCGGAAGTAAAGAAGCGGTATTTAATACAGACCTACTTCCCCAGGCCGGATTTATCGATAAGATTCCGGCTCCTAGGGCCGGATATGTAGAGAAAATCGCATGTGATGAAATTGGAATCTGCTCCCTTATGCTTGGAGGAGGAAGAGAGACGAAGGAAAGTGAGATCGACTTAGCCGTTGGACTCGTTCTTGAGAAAAAGGTCGGTGATTATGTAGAAGAAGGAGAAACCCTCGCATTTTTGCACGGGAATGACAAGCAGAAAATGGAGGCAGCCGGAGAACGTTTTATAAAGGCTTATTCCTTTACAGATGCACCGGTGGAAAAAGGCCCTTTCATCAAAGGAATTATTCGGTAA
- a CDS encoding YabP/YqfC family sporulation protein has product MGKHKQSGKQRLERKKEMVVESLKLPKDSVLGASIVTITGNKDAFVENYRGILEYSEELILLQGKTCQISIVGRKLSIDYYTNEDMKISGYIECVRYHNSYEG; this is encoded by the coding sequence ATGGGAAAGCATAAACAAAGTGGAAAACAAAGATTAGAAAGAAAAAAAGAGATGGTTGTGGAGTCGTTAAAGCTTCCGAAGGATTCGGTTCTGGGAGCCTCCATTGTGACGATAACGGGAAACAAGGATGCCTTTGTAGAGAATTATAGAGGGATTCTTGAGTATTCCGAAGAACTGATATTGCTTCAGGGCAAGACTTGTCAGATAAGCATTGTAGGGAGAAAGTTGTCTATCGATTATTATACCAATGAAGATATGAAGATAAGCGGATACATTGAATGTGTCCGCTATCATAATTCCTATGAAGGATAA
- the ybeY gene encoding rRNA maturation RNase YbeY, with the protein MTSYVENETGVEFPFSIEDIVNQIMTEVLDREGCPYEATVSVLLTDNEGIRTFNKEYRGFDKETDVLSFPNVDYETPSDFAILEETADCFDPDSGELVLGDIIISVEKVKEQAESYGHSQRREFAFLVAHSMFHLCGYDHMEAEEAAVMEKKQEEILDRLHITRDES; encoded by the coding sequence ATGACTTCTTACGTTGAGAATGAAACGGGGGTAGAATTCCCTTTTTCTATAGAAGATATTGTGAATCAGATTATGACGGAAGTATTGGATCGTGAAGGTTGTCCGTATGAGGCAACGGTTAGTGTTCTTCTTACGGATAATGAAGGTATTCGTACTTTTAATAAAGAATACCGCGGTTTCGATAAGGAGACGGACGTGCTTTCTTTTCCGAATGTAGACTATGAGACTCCCTCTGATTTTGCAATATTGGAGGAGACAGCGGATTGTTTTGATCCGGATAGCGGAGAGCTGGTACTTGGAGATATTATTATCTCAGTGGAAAAAGTAAAAGAACAGGCGGAAAGTTACGGCCACAGCCAGCGCAGAGAATTTGCTTTTCTCGTGGCACATAGCATGTTCCATTTATGCGGTTATGACCACATGGAGGCGGAGGAAGCGGCTGTTATGGAAAAGAAGCAGGAAGAGATACTCGATCGGCTTCATATTACGAGGGATGAAAGTTAA
- a CDS encoding NAD(P)/FAD-dependent oxidoreductase produces MIRINQLKLLPGHKGDEMEAKIRKLLKLSKKDSFTYEIVKRSIDARKKPDVYYSYTVDVAVNAEQDVVKRCNNNQISIVTPVQYRFPDYGTKELTNRPIIIGTGPAGLFCGYMLALHGYRPLLLERGKDVDARKAEVDRFWAGGQLNVDCNVQFGEGGAGTFSDGKLNTLVKDKDGLNKEVLSIFVQAGAQESILYDGKPHIGTDVLMDVVRNMRQTIIEHGGEIRFDTKVSDIIFEGGKVQAVITENAKRGQERLEAEVTVLAIGHSARDTFEMLYQREVPMEAKAFAVGMRVEHPQSMVDDSQYGRQEQGLLPPAAYKLAAKTKEGRGVYSFCMCPGGYVVNASSEEGKLAVNGMSYSKRDGRNANSAIIVSVTPQDYGSDHPLAGITFQRSLEEKAYNLCKGKVPVEYYGDFKMAVINEKAAVSGDTYAPQIKGLWEFADVHEIMPEVINRAFIEGIEQFGRMIPGFASEQMLISGVESRTSSPVRIHRDTSGQSRLRGLYPCGEGVGYAGGIMSAAMDGIKIAQWIAEEYKPFIEGRPYR; encoded by the coding sequence ATGATTCGAATTAATCAATTGAAGTTATTGCCCGGGCATAAGGGCGATGAGATGGAAGCAAAGATAAGAAAGCTGCTGAAGCTTTCGAAAAAAGATAGTTTTACCTATGAAATTGTGAAACGTTCTATCGATGCCAGGAAGAAACCGGATGTTTATTATAGTTATACGGTAGATGTAGCAGTCAATGCTGAACAGGACGTAGTGAAAAGATGTAACAATAATCAAATAAGCATAGTTACGCCTGTACAGTACCGTTTTCCTGATTATGGGACAAAAGAATTAACTAACAGACCCATTATCATAGGAACAGGTCCGGCCGGCTTATTTTGCGGTTATATGTTGGCACTTCATGGTTATCGTCCCCTTCTTTTGGAGCGGGGAAAGGATGTGGATGCACGTAAGGCAGAGGTAGACCGGTTCTGGGCAGGCGGGCAATTGAATGTAGATTGCAATGTACAATTTGGTGAAGGCGGCGCCGGAACTTTTTCAGATGGAAAATTAAATACTCTTGTAAAAGATAAAGATGGGCTGAATAAAGAGGTTCTGTCTATTTTTGTGCAGGCAGGGGCGCAAGAATCTATTTTATACGATGGAAAGCCCCATATAGGAACCGATGTCTTAATGGATGTGGTCAGAAATATGAGGCAGACCATTATCGAACATGGAGGGGAGATACGGTTCGATACGAAGGTGTCGGATATTATATTTGAAGGCGGTAAAGTACAGGCGGTCATTACTGAGAATGCAAAAAGAGGCCAGGAAAGGCTAGAGGCTGAAGTGACAGTGCTGGCGATTGGACACAGCGCCAGAGATACTTTCGAGATGCTGTATCAAAGAGAAGTCCCTATGGAGGCTAAGGCTTTTGCGGTGGGTATGAGGGTGGAGCATCCCCAGAGTATGGTCGATGATTCGCAGTATGGCAGACAAGAGCAAGGGCTTCTTCCACCGGCCGCGTACAAGCTGGCAGCGAAAACAAAAGAAGGAAGGGGAGTTTATTCCTTCTGCATGTGCCCGGGCGGCTATGTAGTTAACGCTTCTTCCGAAGAGGGAAAGCTTGCGGTAAACGGCATGAGTTATAGCAAGCGGGATGGAAGAAATGCCAACAGTGCGATTATCGTCTCTGTGACACCGCAAGATTATGGAAGCGACCATCCTCTTGCAGGAATTACATTTCAACGCAGTCTGGAAGAGAAAGCTTATAACTTGTGCAAGGGAAAAGTACCTGTGGAATACTATGGAGATTTCAAAATGGCAGTAATAAATGAAAAAGCTGCTGTATCCGGCGATACCTATGCTCCTCAAATAAAGGGATTGTGGGAATTTGCCGATGTGCATGAGATTATGCCGGAAGTTATCAATCGGGCATTTATTGAAGGGATAGAACAGTTTGGGAGAATGATTCCCGGATTTGCATCGGAGCAAATGCTGATTTCAGGGGTTGAGAGCCGAACATCTTCACCTGTGCGAATTCATAGGGATACATCCGGACAATCCAGATTGCGAGGACTCTATCCTTGCGGAGAAGGGGTCGGATATGCCGGTGGTATCATGTCGGCCGCAATGGATGGAATAAAGATCGCACAGTGGATTGCGGAAGAATATAAGCCTTTTATAGAAGGCCGTCCATATAGATAG
- a CDS encoding oligosaccharide flippase family protein, which produces MKNKGTTDMKHLPRRKGTERKKKKDIIMATGLIAYLIVLLIRIPLGRMIGDKGIGFFAAGMELFLVSTAVISYGISRAVAVLIKYRMKREQYKNAGKVFRSALLFSIISGGLFACILFVLSQPIAEILLLEKLSYLTIAAAAPAVMLSFIIGVLRGYFQGMGSAMPTVHSQLLERVIMFVSSLILASIAYAYGLKVAALLKNEEYAAAYGAMGAILGLTAACIFGALHLLFIYILYARQWKKQVGKDSSRATESGLQIVSMLFTTALPYSICALLYHMNYLVDQRIFNYAMNIAGKDSLRVAHWGVYYGKYSVVIGAAVVLCTLPLTGAVLKIGQLYDRQDQGGVREELRRSIHQLSIFSIPCAFLIAVLAEPIASILFKGDIKTAVLLIQSGSAVIVLASFTYFLTAILQRIRKLQIVMLGGFIAFLSHLILIILLLNNTQLGITAVVCGSILFYLASCVVCFFGVMRHMKYSQEWVRTFAVTLIAAGTSALIGMLLNKLLLSFAGNVITLLLCIVVYLITYHVFLIVLRGVRKEELEEMTGGNIITSIAVRLHLI; this is translated from the coding sequence ATGAAAAATAAAGGAACAACAGACATGAAACATTTACCGAGAAGAAAAGGCACCGAGAGGAAAAAGAAAAAAGATATTATCATGGCAACAGGGTTAATTGCTTATTTAATTGTACTTTTAATTCGCATTCCTCTCGGGCGAATGATAGGAGATAAAGGAATCGGCTTTTTTGCAGCCGGTATGGAACTGTTTTTGGTGAGTACCGCAGTAATATCTTACGGGATATCCAGAGCAGTGGCAGTTCTTATCAAATATCGGATGAAAAGAGAACAATACAAAAATGCCGGTAAGGTGTTTCGCAGTGCCTTGCTTTTTTCTATTATATCAGGAGGACTGTTTGCTTGTATTCTTTTTGTGCTATCCCAGCCAATCGCAGAGATTCTCTTGTTAGAGAAGCTGAGCTATCTCACAATTGCGGCAGCAGCGCCTGCTGTTATGCTTTCTTTTATAATAGGAGTGCTTCGGGGATACTTTCAAGGAATGGGTTCTGCAATGCCTACCGTACATTCACAGCTTCTGGAGAGAGTAATTATGTTTGTCTCCAGTCTGATTCTTGCGTCTATAGCCTATGCCTATGGACTTAAAGTGGCAGCACTTTTGAAAAACGAAGAATATGCGGCGGCTTATGGTGCCATGGGCGCAATCTTAGGTCTTACGGCAGCCTGCATATTCGGAGCACTGCACCTTCTGTTTATTTATATTCTCTATGCGAGACAATGGAAGAAGCAAGTGGGAAAAGATAGCAGCAGAGCGACAGAGTCGGGCCTTCAGATAGTATCTATGCTTTTTACGACCGCATTGCCCTATAGCATATGTGCCTTGTTGTATCATATGAATTATTTGGTGGATCAACGGATATTTAATTATGCCATGAATATAGCCGGAAAAGACTCCTTAAGGGTGGCTCATTGGGGTGTCTATTATGGCAAATATAGCGTGGTCATAGGAGCAGCAGTTGTTCTATGTACACTTCCGCTCACCGGGGCTGTTCTGAAAATCGGACAACTTTATGATAGACAGGATCAAGGAGGGGTAAGGGAAGAATTGAGAAGGAGCATTCATCAGCTCTCTATTTTTTCTATTCCGTGTGCTTTTTTAATTGCTGTTTTAGCGGAGCCGATTGCGAGCATATTGTTCAAGGGTGATATAAAGACAGCGGTTTTATTGATACAATCGGGAAGCGCAGTGATCGTACTGGCTTCGTTCACTTATTTTTTGACGGCTATTTTACAGCGTATCCGTAAGTTGCAGATAGTGATGCTCGGCGGTTTTATCGCCTTTTTATCACATTTAATCCTTATTATTTTATTGTTGAATAATACACAGCTCGGAATTACAGCAGTCGTATGCGGAAGCATTCTCTTTTACCTTGCCTCTTGTGTTGTATGCTTCTTCGGTGTGATGAGGCATATGAAATATTCACAAGAGTGGGTTCGTACGTTCGCAGTGACATTGATTGCGGCGGGTACTTCTGCTTTGATAGGAATGCTGCTTAATAAGTTGCTTTTATCCTTTGCAGGCAATGTGATAACATTGCTTCTATGTATAGTCGTATATCTTATTACTTATCATGTATTTCTTATTGTGCTGCGAGGTGTTCGCAAAGAAGAGTTAGAAGAAATGACCGGAGGGAATATTATTACATCGATTGCAGTGCGTTTGCATTTGATATAG
- a CDS encoding phosphatase PAP2 family protein, protein MEINILMTIQELRTAFLDFLFSHVTLLGDNGILWIVVGVILICTKKHRKVGFLVLFSLLGSFLLGNIFLKNFFERERPCWMYPEMELLIKNPHDYSFPSGHSMASFAAATSLWLMNKKWGAAALILAGMIAFSRLYLFVHWPTDVLVGSVVGILIAVFVFRIVGLTIMERWEYRKGEESSHENV, encoded by the coding sequence ATGGAAATCAATATATTAATGACAATTCAGGAATTACGTACGGCGTTTCTGGATTTTCTTTTCTCTCATGTTACGTTGCTGGGGGATAATGGAATCTTGTGGATCGTAGTAGGCGTTATTCTTATTTGTACGAAGAAACACAGGAAAGTCGGCTTTCTTGTTCTTTTTTCCTTATTGGGGTCGTTCCTCTTAGGGAATATTTTCTTAAAGAATTTTTTTGAAAGAGAGAGACCGTGTTGGATGTACCCGGAGATGGAACTTTTGATCAAAAATCCACACGATTATTCCTTTCCCTCGGGCCATTCCATGGCGAGCTTTGCTGCCGCAACCTCTCTATGGCTGATGAATAAGAAATGGGGTGCGGCAGCCTTAATACTTGCGGGTATGATTGCATTTTCCAGATTGTATTTATTCGTACATTGGCCTACGGATGTATTGGTAGGAAGCGTGGTGGGAATCCTGATAGCAGTTTTTGTATTTAGGATAGTTGGCCTTACGATAATGGAAAGATGGGAATATAGAAAAGGAGAAGAAAGCAGCCATGAGAATGTATGA